The window AAATCTTTCCCCCGTAGGGCGTATGCGGTATTAATTCCAGTTTCCCGGAGCTATTCCGCAGGAAAGGGTATGTTCCCACGCGTTACTCACCCGTCTGCCACTCCCCTTGCGGGGCGTTCGACTTGCATGTGTTAAGCCTGCCGCCAGCGTTCGTTCTGAGCCAGGATCAAACTCTCAAGTTGAGAATTCAATCTCGACTAAATCACGTCATTCTGAATCGACGAGAACTCACACCCATCATCATCCGCATCACTGCGATAATAATGAGGTGTATTCTCTTGTTCAAAACGTGACCGTCAAAGTCTATTCCAGAGATCCAAATTACCTTCAGATCCCGCAAGCTTCGCCGCCCACGTTTCTCTTTCTTCTCATATTCAATTGTCAAAAAACAGACCGCTCTAAACAGTCACAAAATCAATCGCCCCAAAGCCTAAACCCCGGAAAACCAACAAGCATTCAGCTCATCAACTTGATTTCTTGAGAACGAAAGTCGCCGTCGCCAGCAGCGCCGCCGCCCTCGTTCAGTGAGCGGACTTATAAGAGATCACCCTCAAACAAGTCAACACACCCATCGTCAAAAAACTGACATTTTTATTAAGTTGCTGATTTTATTGGGGAGTTTAACAGAAACAGGAATTGAGCGGCTGAAAGGGCCTGATTTATCTCGCGACTGGCCCTGTTACAGGAAACATGCAATAGGAACGGACAAGAGTTTCAGCCAGACGGGGCGTCCCGCGCCCCCATAAAGCCTAGAATTGGAGAGCCCGTGCGCATTCTCGATGAAGCCGTCATTCCCGAGCTGCCGAATTATTACCGAGGCAAGGTGCGGGAAAACTACGATCTGCCCGACGGCAACCGCATCATCATATCAACCGATCGCCTCAGCGCATTTGATCGCATTCTCACCTGCATCCCCTATAAAGGACAGGTTCTGACCCAGACGGCGCGCTACTGGTTCGAACTGACCAAGGATATTTGTCCCAACCACGTGGTCAGCTATCCCGACCCGAATGTGGTTATTGGCAAGAGACTCGAAATATTGCCGGTCGAAGTGGTGGTTCGCGGTTATCTGGCCGGCACCACCGGCACGTCGATCCTCACGCTCTATAAGAAGGGCGAACGACAGATGTACGGCATGAGCCTGCCGGACGGGATGAAGGACAACCAGATTCTGCCCGAACCGGCGATCACACCGACGAGCAAGGCCTTCGATGGCGGCCATGACGAACCGCTGACGCCGGCCGAGATCGTGGAGAAGAAACTGCTGACACAGGAGCAATGGGACACGCTTTCCCGTTATGCATTGGCGCTGTTCAAGCGCGGGCAGGAAATTGCCGCAAAACAGGGCCTCATTCT is drawn from Agrobacterium tumefaciens and contains these coding sequences:
- a CDS encoding phosphoribosylaminoimidazolesuccinocarboxamide synthase encodes the protein MRILDEAVIPELPNYYRGKVRENYDLPDGNRIIISTDRLSAFDRILTCIPYKGQVLTQTARYWFELTKDICPNHVVSYPDPNVVIGKRLEILPVEVVVRGYLAGTTGTSILTLYKKGERQMYGMSLPDGMKDNQILPEPAITPTSKAFDGGHDEPLTPAEIVEKKLLTQEQWDTLSRYALALFKRGQEIAAKQGLILVDTKYEFGTDENGTIILADEIHTPDSSRYWMAETYEESFRNGARPASFDKDFVRAWVAERCDPYKDDVPEIPQDLVLQTSEVYIDAYERITGQNFVPDDSGATPLARVRRNLEQFFPGV